A window from Triticum aestivum cultivar Chinese Spring chromosome 6D, IWGSC CS RefSeq v2.1, whole genome shotgun sequence encodes these proteins:
- the LOC123146163 gene encoding transportin-1 isoform X2: MALLSKRMRDVCSLMLGEHPVTPPLVDGKDLFHIVKLCKGADGVETLYRESDLYFSGFRPEKDPKFYVFNDVEIPGWIPSEILPYDSGYHTTVADISLGPHCFPATFKHLFNFTPKNFRTQTADRQNAVHWSMVNLSETRRIRSMKRKVKRLLRSGTVDTVGASLDDKVHRWGHESSALFAAASDDVNWELIGCGEDLITLKFNRDALPIIIGRLKRAAEGAAATLNEITILIKTFFSIDSNQACNWEQLHYYSQLPNFHVYLVFLLAHEKGISFELRQAAGLLLKNNLQLAFNAMPPSSQKYVKYELLTCIGTRHKQIRSTACTVISVLLQIVGFDKWADLFETLRLCFDSQDLNQKEGAAETIYMICENFPEDPIVDAGLRDLLIYDFVPRLMQLFESPHMSLRRLSLLCVNQCILVVPSEVFRNQFLQGLLELSKQTSTNVKKLVCSSWALLMEHQLIPELYLGTAINFVLLANNELDEDLALEACKFWSYCDSSKGLQEVLPELIPTLVQNMVYTDLDDSLADIKEYESISIRDQDLKRRFHASRLHRFETGKENADDDDDDAVNAWNLRKYSTEGLDRLSKVLRDDILPILMPLIKDKIAQTDDDGWKDREVAVLCINTIAEGCMTGLYSHTPQIFHMLIRLLDDKFPLVRRITCQTISRYSKFIVQSRDREQFAKIITGLLRRTLDTNRKVQEAARSAFLTIGKDAAESNGMEIILEQLILELGKHQARDLWLISEALCSLIDVVGAMAEHLHIFVPLLIKKWQQLQKSNKDILPLLECFTSIAQAAGSGFFQFAKPVFQNCLDLIKFWQLANADRAAPHASDDEDFVVYSLDLLLVLAEALGADTESLVAQSDLIDLIMRCCKDEVAGIRQSALALLGGISMVCHTHVLPRFEEFLEVAAEQLIMQSVKAAPSVANSACWIIGELAMKFGQETSSPVVTTILSCLLPILRSSEGLDNIVVGNTAITLGRLSLVWPMTVSTHLKRSMQAWCNALCMARGDLEKEDGFSGLCEMVEANLSRAVGSLAHVCRAFASLKDIQSEALPSKVRGVLNNLKQSAGDARWEQCMSTLDPSEVQRLASLMAETEPQ; encoded by the exons ATGGCATTGCTATCCAAGAGGATGCGTGATGTATGTTCATTGATGCTCGGTGAGCATCCTGTCACACCACCGCTCGTCGATGGCAAGGACCTATTCCACATTGTTAAACTTTGCAAAGGAGCTGACGGTGTTGAGACACTGTACCGAGAGTCCGATTTATACTTCTCTGGTTTTCGGCCTGAAAAAGACCCAAAATTTTACGTGTTCAACGATGTGGAAATTCCGGGCTGGATTCCATCCGAGATTCTTCCCTATGATTCGGGCTATCATACAACTGT CGCGGACATCAGCTTGGGGcctcattgtttccctgcaacttTTAAGCATCTGTTTAACTTCACTCCAAAAAATTTCAGAACTCAAACTGCAGACAGACAAAATGCAGTTCATTGGTCAATGGTCAATCTTTCCGAAACCAGGCGAATCAGAAGTATGAAACGAAAGGTGAAACGACTCTTGAGGAGTGGCACTGTTGATACTGTTGGAGCTTCATTGGATGATAAAGTGCATCGTTGGGGTCATGAGAGTTCTGCCCTTTTCGCTGCTGCAAGTGATGATGTAAACTGGGAGCTTATAGGATGTGGCGAGGATCTTATTACACTCAAGTTCAACCGAGATGCACTTCCAATAATAATTGGGCGGCTGAAAAGAGCAGCAGAGGGAGCGGCTGCGACGCTCAATGAGATAACTATtctcatcaagacctttttctccaTAGACTCTAACCAAGCTTGCAACTGGGAGCAGCTCCACTACTACAGCCAGCTCCCCAACTTCCATGTTtatctagtctttcttctcgcccACGAAAAG GGCATATCTTTTGAACTAAGGCAAGCTGCTGGTCTATTGCTGAAAAACAATTTGCAATTGGCTTTTAATGCTATGCCTCCTTCATCCCAAAAGTACGTCAAGTATGAATTGTTGACTTGCATTGGTACACGTCATAAGCAAATAAGATCAACAGCTTGCACTGTTATAAGTGTACTTCTTCAAATTGTTGGGTTTGACAAATGGGCTGACTTGTTTGAGACTCTGAGGCTGTGCTTTGATAGTCAAGACCTGAACCAAAAGGAAGGTGCCGCAGAAACTATCTACATG ATATGTGAGAACTTTCCTGAAGATCCTATTGTTGATGCTGGTTTGCGCGATCTACTAATATATGACTTTGTGCCAAGACTCATGCAG CTTTTTGAAAGTCCTCATATGAGTCTTAGAAGACTATCTCTGCTTTGTGTGAACCAGTGCATCTTGGTGGTTCCATCT GAGGTTTTCAGGAATCAATTCCTTCAGGGCTTACTTGAATTATCGAAGCAAACTTCAACAAATGTCAAAAAATTG GTGTGTTCATCATGGGCTCTGCTTATGGAACACCAGTTAATTCCAGAG CTATATTTGGGAACTGCTATTAATTTCGTCCTGCTAGCTAACAATGAGTTGGACGAAGATCTTGCTCTGGAGGCCTGTAAATTTTG GTCGTACTGTGATTCCAGCAAAGGGTTGCAGGAGGTCTTGCCAGAATTAATCCCA ACTTTGGTGCAAAACATGGTTTATACTGATCTTGATGATTCTCTGGCTGATATTAAG GAATATGAATCCATTTCCATCAGGGACCAG GATCTGAAGCGCCGCTTCCATGCGTCTCGATTACATAGATTTGAAACTGGAAAGGAGAAC gctgatgatgatgatgatgatgctgtaAATGCTTGGAATTTGCGGAAATACAGCACTGAAGGGTTAGACCGTCTTTCTAAGGTTCTTAGGGACGACATTCTTCCTATTTTAATGCCCTTGATCAAG GATAAGATCGCTCAGACAGATGATGATGGATGGAAGGATAGGGAAGTTGCTGTTCTATGTATTAATACTATAGCAGAGGGATGCATGACTGGATTGTATTCCCACACTCCGCAG ATTTTCCACATGCTGATCCGGTTACTTGATGATAAGTTTCCTCTTGTACGGAGAATCACCTGTCAAACCATTTCTCGATATAGCAAGTTCATTGTTCAG agCCGTGACCGTGAACAATTTGCTAAGATCATCACGGGCCTGCTTAGAAGGACATTAGATACTAACAGAAAAGTTCAGGAGGCTGCACGTTCGGCCTTCCTGACGATTGGGAAG GATGCTGCAGAATCAAATGGAATGGAAATTATTTTGGAGCAACTCATCTTAGAACTTGGGAAACACCAG GCGCGAGACCTTTGGTTAATTTCTGAGGCACTTTGCAGTCTTATTGATGTTGTTGGAGCAATG GCAGAACATCTGCACATATTTGTTCCTCTGTTGATCAAGAAATGGCAGCAACTTCAGAAATCTAACAAAGATATCTTGCCCCTACTTGAATGCTTTACATCTATCGCACAG GCAGCGGGATCAGGATTTTTTCAGTTTGCTAAGCCAGTGTTTCAGAACTGCCTAGATCTTATCAAGTTCTGGCAGTTGGCAAAT GCTGATCGTGCCGCACCTCATGCGTCAGACGATGAGGATTTCGTCGTCTACTCATTGGACCTTTTGTTAGTACTTGCAGAAGCACTTGGTGCTGATACTGAAAGCCTG GTCGCGCAAAGTGATTTGATCGATCTCATTATGCGATGCTGCAAGGATGAAGTAGCTGGTATTCGACAAAGTGCTCTGGCCCTTCTGGGCGGAATTTCTATG GTTTGCCATACACATGTACTTCCAAGATTTGAAGAGTTCCTTGAAGTTGCAGCAGAGCAACTG ATAATGCAATCCGTGAAGGCTGCACCATCTGTAGCAAACAGTGCATGCTGGATCATCGGGGAACTGGCAATGAAG TTCGGCCAAGAAACTTCATCACCAGTGGTGACCACCATTCTATCATGTCTGCTTCCTATTCTAAGGTCTTCAGAG GGACTCGACAATATAGTTGTTGGAAATACAGCGATAACTCTTGGAAGGCTTTCGTTGGTCTGGCCAATGACCGTGTCAACTCATCTTAAACGGTCTATGCAAGCATGGTGCAATGCCTTGTGCAT GGCAAGAGGTGATTTAGAAAAAGAAGACGGTTTTTCTGGTCTGTGCGAAATG GTGGAAGCAAACCTATCAAGGGCTGTGGGTTCACTGGCTCATGTGTGCAGAGCCTTTGCAAGCCTAAAG GATATACAAAGTGAAGCCCTTCCCAGTAAAGTGCGCGGTGTGCTGAACAATCTAAAACAG AGTGCTGGTGATGCTCGCTGGGAGCAATGCATGTCCACTCTAGATCCATCGGAGGTGCAGAGGCTAGCGAGTCTGATGGCGGAGACCGAGCCGCAATGA
- the LOC123146163 gene encoding transportin-1 isoform X1 codes for MALLSKRMRDVCSLMLGEHPVTPPLVDGKDLFHIVKLCKGADGVETLYRESDLYFSGFRPEKDPKFYVFNDVEIPGWIPSEILPYDSGYHTTVADISLGPHCFPATFKHLFNFTPKNFRTQTADRQNAVHWSMVNLSETRRIRSMKRKVKRLLRSGTVDTVGASLDDKVHRWGHESSALFAAASDDVNWELIGCGEDLITLKFNRDALPIIIGRLKRAAEGAAATLNEITILIKTFFSIDSNQACNWEQLHYYSQLPNFHVYLVFLLAHEKGISFELRQAAGLLLKNNLQLAFNAMPPSSQKYVKYELLTCIGTRHKQIRSTACTVISVLLQIVGFDKWADLFETLRLCFDSQDLNQKEGAAETIYMICENFPEDPIVDAGLRDLLIYDFVPRLMQLFESPHMSLRRLSLLCVNQCILVVPSEVFRNQFLQGLLELSKQTSTNVKKLVCSSWALLMEHQLIPELYLGTAINFVLLANNELDEDLALEACKFWSYCDSSKGLQEVLPELIPTLVQNMVYTDLDDSLADIKEYESISIRDQDLKRRFHASRLHRFETGKENADDDDDDAVNAWNLRKYSTEGLDRLSKVLRDDILPILMPLIKDKIAQTDDDGWKDREVAVLCINTIAEGCMTGLYSHTPQIFHMLIRLLDDKFPLVRRITCQTISRYSKFIVQSRDREQFAKIITGLLRRTLDTNRKVQEAARSAFLTIGKDAAESNGMEIILEQLILELGKHQARDLWLISEALCSLIDVVGAMVNKAEHLHIFVPLLIKKWQQLQKSNKDILPLLECFTSIAQAAGSGFFQFAKPVFQNCLDLIKFWQLANADRAAPHASDDEDFVVYSLDLLLVLAEALGADTESLVAQSDLIDLIMRCCKDEVAGIRQSALALLGGISMVCHTHVLPRFEEFLEVAAEQLIMQSVKAAPSVANSACWIIGELAMKFGQETSSPVVTTILSCLLPILRSSEGLDNIVVGNTAITLGRLSLVWPMTVSTHLKRSMQAWCNALCMARGDLEKEDGFSGLCEMVEANLSRAVGSLAHVCRAFASLKDIQSEALPSKVRGVLNNLKQSAGDARWEQCMSTLDPSEVQRLASLMAETEPQ; via the exons ATGGCATTGCTATCCAAGAGGATGCGTGATGTATGTTCATTGATGCTCGGTGAGCATCCTGTCACACCACCGCTCGTCGATGGCAAGGACCTATTCCACATTGTTAAACTTTGCAAAGGAGCTGACGGTGTTGAGACACTGTACCGAGAGTCCGATTTATACTTCTCTGGTTTTCGGCCTGAAAAAGACCCAAAATTTTACGTGTTCAACGATGTGGAAATTCCGGGCTGGATTCCATCCGAGATTCTTCCCTATGATTCGGGCTATCATACAACTGT CGCGGACATCAGCTTGGGGcctcattgtttccctgcaacttTTAAGCATCTGTTTAACTTCACTCCAAAAAATTTCAGAACTCAAACTGCAGACAGACAAAATGCAGTTCATTGGTCAATGGTCAATCTTTCCGAAACCAGGCGAATCAGAAGTATGAAACGAAAGGTGAAACGACTCTTGAGGAGTGGCACTGTTGATACTGTTGGAGCTTCATTGGATGATAAAGTGCATCGTTGGGGTCATGAGAGTTCTGCCCTTTTCGCTGCTGCAAGTGATGATGTAAACTGGGAGCTTATAGGATGTGGCGAGGATCTTATTACACTCAAGTTCAACCGAGATGCACTTCCAATAATAATTGGGCGGCTGAAAAGAGCAGCAGAGGGAGCGGCTGCGACGCTCAATGAGATAACTATtctcatcaagacctttttctccaTAGACTCTAACCAAGCTTGCAACTGGGAGCAGCTCCACTACTACAGCCAGCTCCCCAACTTCCATGTTtatctagtctttcttctcgcccACGAAAAG GGCATATCTTTTGAACTAAGGCAAGCTGCTGGTCTATTGCTGAAAAACAATTTGCAATTGGCTTTTAATGCTATGCCTCCTTCATCCCAAAAGTACGTCAAGTATGAATTGTTGACTTGCATTGGTACACGTCATAAGCAAATAAGATCAACAGCTTGCACTGTTATAAGTGTACTTCTTCAAATTGTTGGGTTTGACAAATGGGCTGACTTGTTTGAGACTCTGAGGCTGTGCTTTGATAGTCAAGACCTGAACCAAAAGGAAGGTGCCGCAGAAACTATCTACATG ATATGTGAGAACTTTCCTGAAGATCCTATTGTTGATGCTGGTTTGCGCGATCTACTAATATATGACTTTGTGCCAAGACTCATGCAG CTTTTTGAAAGTCCTCATATGAGTCTTAGAAGACTATCTCTGCTTTGTGTGAACCAGTGCATCTTGGTGGTTCCATCT GAGGTTTTCAGGAATCAATTCCTTCAGGGCTTACTTGAATTATCGAAGCAAACTTCAACAAATGTCAAAAAATTG GTGTGTTCATCATGGGCTCTGCTTATGGAACACCAGTTAATTCCAGAG CTATATTTGGGAACTGCTATTAATTTCGTCCTGCTAGCTAACAATGAGTTGGACGAAGATCTTGCTCTGGAGGCCTGTAAATTTTG GTCGTACTGTGATTCCAGCAAAGGGTTGCAGGAGGTCTTGCCAGAATTAATCCCA ACTTTGGTGCAAAACATGGTTTATACTGATCTTGATGATTCTCTGGCTGATATTAAG GAATATGAATCCATTTCCATCAGGGACCAG GATCTGAAGCGCCGCTTCCATGCGTCTCGATTACATAGATTTGAAACTGGAAAGGAGAAC gctgatgatgatgatgatgatgctgtaAATGCTTGGAATTTGCGGAAATACAGCACTGAAGGGTTAGACCGTCTTTCTAAGGTTCTTAGGGACGACATTCTTCCTATTTTAATGCCCTTGATCAAG GATAAGATCGCTCAGACAGATGATGATGGATGGAAGGATAGGGAAGTTGCTGTTCTATGTATTAATACTATAGCAGAGGGATGCATGACTGGATTGTATTCCCACACTCCGCAG ATTTTCCACATGCTGATCCGGTTACTTGATGATAAGTTTCCTCTTGTACGGAGAATCACCTGTCAAACCATTTCTCGATATAGCAAGTTCATTGTTCAG agCCGTGACCGTGAACAATTTGCTAAGATCATCACGGGCCTGCTTAGAAGGACATTAGATACTAACAGAAAAGTTCAGGAGGCTGCACGTTCGGCCTTCCTGACGATTGGGAAG GATGCTGCAGAATCAAATGGAATGGAAATTATTTTGGAGCAACTCATCTTAGAACTTGGGAAACACCAG GCGCGAGACCTTTGGTTAATTTCTGAGGCACTTTGCAGTCTTATTGATGTTGTTGGAGCAATGGTAAACAAG GCAGAACATCTGCACATATTTGTTCCTCTGTTGATCAAGAAATGGCAGCAACTTCAGAAATCTAACAAAGATATCTTGCCCCTACTTGAATGCTTTACATCTATCGCACAG GCAGCGGGATCAGGATTTTTTCAGTTTGCTAAGCCAGTGTTTCAGAACTGCCTAGATCTTATCAAGTTCTGGCAGTTGGCAAAT GCTGATCGTGCCGCACCTCATGCGTCAGACGATGAGGATTTCGTCGTCTACTCATTGGACCTTTTGTTAGTACTTGCAGAAGCACTTGGTGCTGATACTGAAAGCCTG GTCGCGCAAAGTGATTTGATCGATCTCATTATGCGATGCTGCAAGGATGAAGTAGCTGGTATTCGACAAAGTGCTCTGGCCCTTCTGGGCGGAATTTCTATG GTTTGCCATACACATGTACTTCCAAGATTTGAAGAGTTCCTTGAAGTTGCAGCAGAGCAACTG ATAATGCAATCCGTGAAGGCTGCACCATCTGTAGCAAACAGTGCATGCTGGATCATCGGGGAACTGGCAATGAAG TTCGGCCAAGAAACTTCATCACCAGTGGTGACCACCATTCTATCATGTCTGCTTCCTATTCTAAGGTCTTCAGAG GGACTCGACAATATAGTTGTTGGAAATACAGCGATAACTCTTGGAAGGCTTTCGTTGGTCTGGCCAATGACCGTGTCAACTCATCTTAAACGGTCTATGCAAGCATGGTGCAATGCCTTGTGCAT GGCAAGAGGTGATTTAGAAAAAGAAGACGGTTTTTCTGGTCTGTGCGAAATG GTGGAAGCAAACCTATCAAGGGCTGTGGGTTCACTGGCTCATGTGTGCAGAGCCTTTGCAAGCCTAAAG GATATACAAAGTGAAGCCCTTCCCAGTAAAGTGCGCGGTGTGCTGAACAATCTAAAACAG AGTGCTGGTGATGCTCGCTGGGAGCAATGCATGTCCACTCTAGATCCATCGGAGGTGCAGAGGCTAGCGAGTCTGATGGCGGAGACCGAGCCGCAATGA